The genomic segment CACGTTAGGGAGCCGGGAgcactgtggaatgacgcggggGCTTTCGCCTAgttcaaagcggcggcattcctttaCAAGGACGTCGATGGGGGACACATTGTTAAAGATCAACCAGTTGAACACGTCATCCGTGATCCCCttaagtacgtggccgactttacAAACCACAGCCATTTTgacgtcgactttccggcaaagagcgagaaCCTCTTGTATGTACgggacatacgattcagtagaagacggAACTCCgctagcaagctcttttctagcagcccgctgccgaccggtgggatttccaaagaagtcggtgAGCTTCTCTTGAAAGCATCCttgctagagatctcgtcctcgtgtgttcggaaccagacacgaggagtgccgcccaagtagaataggacattcgctagcataattaGCATAATGGTAtagtcccagcggttgttttggctaacgCGCTCATACAGGGGGAGCAAGTCTTCAGCGTCGACATTATATTCGCCGGAAAATgagccaggatcgcggggatcgGTAACGGTAACGTACATTGTCGTCGGGGTTGCTGGAGTAGAAGGAGACGAGTttgtcaccgggagccatggcgaaaagcaggacggtgcggccgctgtggagctccgtggcgaggacggggaacggcaccctccaccaaaatattAAGCAAACTAGGGATTGAGACTGGAAACTATTTACAAAGCATTTTTACAAGGCGTAGCTACAGCGCTGGCAAGTTCAGCCGGCAAATCGAGAGCCAGATGGCGTTCGTCgccttcgtcggggcgcccgcgtgcatctgccacaagaaacacgcaataggCATGTATCAATATGTAGCAGTACAGATGAACATTAAAAATAACTGCGTGGGTAGACGATGTGCTCAAAAGCACTTGAAGATATTTACCTTATATTGTTCAGGTTCCTCAAAATATTCACATCTTACTGAATGTCGTGTAGCCGGACAGTTCGGCACAAAACTGTGTTCGTTCTTGCTGTAGATTTCCCAATGTACACTTCAGTAAACGTACAATCCATTCAGCGCATTATTCTACAGCGAGATCGTGTTGTTATGCGCAAAGTTAGAACCAGCTAAAGAAATTAAGCTAAGCCTGACTTATAgctaagctatatatatatatcagaagtTGAGGGTTGATGGCAAACATGAAATCCTGCTGCTCAACATGCACCCTGGCTAAAAaatattgccgccagcattgcgagaagacaaagacgaccgacatatcccaactgcgtagccgccacacagcgagcgtcaagcaaagcaccgcaaggcaacgctcggccggtgctgacaggccggcggctcgtgcgcgagaatcggacgattggcacgcgacaggaggcgacaaagaggagaacgacgttcgaaggaacgaagctcgagggacgtttttgttgttgttgagtgctcagtcggtttttgttgacgggcacaggttcgcccagcatAAATCAGCTTTCGTACaaacggctgttgtaactgttggttacatatctggtggaggtgcggcgtATGATTCCAAGCCCCACACACGCAAGGGAAGGTAGCCCGGATCCCCGAAGTTTAGAACCAACAGAATTAACGCCTGTTCACCAACGCACGAGTCGCCGCATACGAGGTGAGGCCCCCGAGTTTTgtcctctcgccgattcaccaagggcagcggcggcagccagCCGAGGTACTAGTGCGATGGCTACTCAAATAACCCCTTCTCACGTCGTCGTTGActcaccccggacgccagaatccttCCACGGAGACACATTTGAGGATgccgaggactggctcgaaaacttcgagcgtgtCGCCAGGTGTAACGGTTGGGACGAGACAAAGAAACTCCGGTATGTGTACTTCGCGCTGGAGGAATCTGCCCGCACGTGGTTTCAGAACCACGAAGCGTCGCTatcatcgtggaacgacttccgacgagagctgctAGCTACATACCCGAGCACGGaccgcagagagagggcagaagccgctcttcaggcgaggaaccagcgGAACAACGAAAGTGTGACCATGTACATTGAAGACATGACCCAGTTCTTCCGCCGAGCCGATCCAAACATGGCTgaggacaagaaattgcggcacctaaagcgcggtgtgaaacaggaactctttgccggcctggttcgtaatccgccccgctctgtagccgaatttcgatcagaggcaacgacgatggagaagacgctgcagcagcgtgcgcggcagtacaacagagatgtatgcatcgcatcatttgacgttgggtcaggagccctccccaacaacatggacatcctacgcgaaatggtgaggtccgtcgtaagggaagagctgcagaaactgcagctggcccaaagccctcctacggtgtcctcacttgctgatgtcatacgtgaagaagtccggcaagtaatttgtgagccagagcctcaggtacggCCCCACGCACAGCCAGAGCGTCAGCCGCGGATATCGTACGCCCAAGCTTTACGTCAGGACCTAGGACGGCCCGACTTTGGACGAACGGCCACAATACCCCAGGTACTTTCTCGCAATGTGCAGCCCATGCCAGAAGGAAGCCCACGTAaaagcgatgtatggcgcactgcagaccggcgtcccctctgctaccactgtggagaggctggtcacctataccggaaatgccagtatcgccgagtaggactgcgtggCTTCTCTGTGAATGCACCTTGCCCTCGAAACGGTGAGCGCCCTTATGAGATTGAGGCATTTTTATCTACGCGCCAAACTGGTCGGAACacccagcaacatgaacctcgatcagcagcgcctatgcgttataggtcgcccagtccgcgtcccgcttccatttcaccgaggcgacgctcccaaagtccgcgacgggaaaactagagccagcgacctgtggaggcaaggccgctgacgcccggaacaccgaaggccctccatcgccaatccgacaagacgacggcagtgacgaaacgacggacaagtgcagtgatgacaccgttacttccgagttgcgcgtcatcatcgacgacttcgaagtgactgcattgatagacactggtgcggactattcagttattagcagtgtactcgccagaaaactgaaaaaggtattgacccattggaccggatctccaatacgtacagcggggggacacttagtcgaccccgTCGGAATGTGCGCAGCAAGAATCGGAATtagaggctttacatacgtcagcacctttattgttctccctgagtgttcccgtgatctgatactgggcatggactttttgcgaacgaatggcgcaattatcgacttgcaagaatcacgcgtgttgttttccacagaaaatgctgttaccatttctgatacagaagagccacatatttcctctctccgtattgtggatgaagacgtgacggtgccggcaatgtgcagtatgactgtcgttgtaaggagcgacatatttcgtgactatgagggacttgcagacggaaatatcgggctgctactggaaaagcaaatatgcgtggcaagaggcctagttcacctgcgtaACGGATATGCGGACGTCCttttgactaactttggcaatgaggcacaacaagtggcgaagggaacagccatagcgtctcttcatgactatgcacaatttgcggatgtgtcaaccctcgatgcagcaTCACCAGCTTCTGCCACCTTAGACAGTGTTCTTACCTCTATCGACATTGACCGAGAGCTGTCATCACTACAACGAGATGAGATTGTGAACTTGGTCACAGAGTTTGCggaatgcttttcgacttcatcgaaagtccgtcgcactcccgtcgcaaaacaccgcattgtggtcgaagaacctgcaagaccagttcgtcaacacccgtaccgagtagctccaaaggaaagagaagctataagaagtcaagtacaggaaatgctcaaggacgatgtaatacagccatccaatagtccatgggcatctccggtagtcctagtcaaaaagaaggataacaccctacgattttgtgttgactacaggaaactcaacctcgtcacgaagcgggatgtttatccactcccccgcatcgacgacaccttggacaaactacgcaatgcttacttcttctcttctctggatctcaaaagcggatactggcagatagaagtggacgagcgagatcgcgaaaaaacggcatttgtgacaccggatggtttatacgagtttaaggtgcttccatttggtctgtgttctACGCCAGCCACATTAtaacggatgatggacactgttctctccggactgaaatggcagtcgtgcctcgtctaccttgatgatgtggtggtcttctccactacattcgagcagcacgtgcagcgactgagagcagttctggatgctattcgcacggcaggattgaccataaaacctgaaaaatgccacttcggctttcgcgagctccgctttctcggacacattgtcagtgctgaaggcgtccgtcCCGATCCTGAGAAGGTCGctgcagtagaaatgtttccgaagccaagagacaaaaaagctattagacgtttcctgggactgtgtgcctactacaggcgtttcgtagaaaatttttctaaaattgccgaaccactcacgcgactgacaaaagaagatgtccctttttcgtgggagaaagaacaagaagacgccttctctgaACTACGACAGCGTTTGCAgagtcctcctatacttgcccattttgatgaaaatgccgaaacggacatccacaccgacgcgagtaacgttggtctcggtgccatacttattcagtggcagaatggagaagaaaaagtcattgcgtacgcaagccgtaccttatcgaaagccgagacaaactactcagctacagaaaaggaatgcctggcggttatatgggccatcagtaagttccggccttacttatatggcagaccgtttcgagccataagcgaccatcactcattgtgctggctggcgaacctcaaggacccttctggaagactcgctagatggagtttgcgtctaaaggagtatgacatcacggtcgtttacaagtccggtctcaaggacaatgatgctgactgcttatcacgcgcacccatcgaaactacgtcacctgaatacgagcaagatttcccatttcttggggctgtgaacacgacggaaatggctcatcatcagcgtactgatccggaattactcctgctcatcgagtacctcgagggtcgacaagtgaaagtgcctcgagttttcgttcgcggattgtgttcgtatgtcctccggaacaacgtcatctacaaacgaaacttcgagcacagtggtgagacgtttctacttctcgtaccatcatcgctgcgagctgaaatcttagaagcttgccatgatgaccctgcagctggccacttaggcgttagtaggactctggcgagaatccgccagaaatattactggccgaagttgattaattcagtgcagcactatgtcaaatcgtgccgagattgtcaaagacgcaaaacaccgccactcaaaccagcaggttttctgcaaccgatacagccaccaacagcgccatttgaacaaataggagtggatttacttggaccattGCCAGTCTCAACCtcaggaaagcggtggattgtggtagcaaccgattatttgacccggtatgctgagacctgttctcttacaaaaggaaccgccatcgaagtggctcagttttttgtcacacacatagtattacgacatggcgcacctaaggtactcataacagacaaaggaacagcttttgtggcccgtttgatgcagtctgttatggaactaacacatactgctcatagaaaaaccacggcgtaccatccacaaacaaacggcctgactaaacggctcaatagaacgctcgctgacatgatctcagtgtacgtggacgtcgagcatcggacatgggacaCTATTGTACGATATgccacctttgcgtataatactgcagtacaagcaacgacacatttcacgccatttgaacttgtttacggtcggacagtaacaacgacactggacgcgatgttacctgtagacaacagcaccgaagacgaccctgacgttagcgaatacatagaaagggcagaagaagcacggcagttggcaaGGCACCGTATCATACAACAGCAACACGTGGACGCAAACCGgtacaacctagggcgaagagaggtacagtacaaccccggagacaaagtgtgggtatggacgcctatacgtacacccggtctttcggagaagttactgcgccgttactttggcccctacaaagtacttcgccggttaagtcccttaaactacgaggtaactcctgacggccaagtctgctccacacgacgcaggactcgcccagaggtcgtacaTGTAGTACGAATGAAGCCATACTATGAAAGACATTGATTAACAGAAGTTGCATATACGATCAAGCCTAGCACCGGCCATCCTCTGACCACTGTCCTTCCAAAGCAGTTGGCCTCTCTAGGCCTTgcctacgcatcgggacgatgcttcttcggagggggctaatgccgccagcattgcgagaagacaaagacgaccgacatatcccaactgcgtcgccgccacaccgcgagcgtcaagcaaagcaccgcaaggcaacgctcggccggtgctgacaggccggcggctcgtgcgcgagaatcggacgattggcacgcgacaggaggcgacaaagaggacaacgacgttcgaaggagcgaagctcgagggacgtttttgttgttgttgagtgctcagtcggtttttgttgacgggcacaggttcgcccagcatAAATCAGCTTTCGTACaaacggctgttgtaactgttggttacaatattACTAACTTACTACTTCATTCATAAACTTACTCTTATGAATGTGACACAGTGTTGTGCGGAAATCGAGGGTGGATTCCTTGCTCTGCACCTGCATTTCTCACGCAGGTATCTCACCACGCTACAGACGTGCTCCGTCTGAGAGCCCTGATGCGCTACGGAGGATACTACTTCGACAAAGACGTGTTCGTGATTCAGTCACTGCGACGCTTCCTACGATACGAGGCAACCCTTAGCTTTGCGGACGGTGTCTTTATGGGAAACATGGTGATGTTCTTTCACAAGAATTCGCGCTTCCTTCGTCTCTACCTAGACACCTACCGCCGGTAAGTCGGGCGTACAATTTTACTACTTTACTGCTACTGATACTACTTTCTCCCCTGAGAAGCGGGTCCGATGGTTCGGGGCGAATATAGTTTCCCTGGTATAGGAGACTACAGCCAACATAACTGACTCTGGAGGAAGGACAAGAAAAGGCTACCGCACAGCGCTGATGCGAGGATGGGGAAACCACTAGCACGCCGCCACGATACAGCAATTTGTTGTTTGCCGGTTCGCCAGACGAATGCCCAACATAAGTGCGAACATAGCAATGAAAACCACACGCAACAGGATTGTATATTAAGGTGGAGCAATGAAGGCTCCTGGTATTTAAGAAGGTTGTCTTCTAAGGCCCAGTGCAGGTGAAGTTGAGTTCTCAGTGTGAATCAAAAGCAGGCATGGACGACGAGAGGCGATTCAGAGAAGATCCAATGCACAAAAGCTTAGGCAGTCAAAAAGTTAGCTAGTTTAGGGGTCCACACACttaccctcacacacacacataattaaataaagaagaagaaaaatactgGGTGTTTCTAGGAAAGAAATACGGGATGAAGTGCACATAAAATCTGTTGCAAACGTCAAGTGCAGATGCTTGTTTTTGCAATAAAATGCAAGTGGTTGGAGCattttataagtttatttccgcatATCTGTGTATAATCGCGCTTGCCGCAATGCTAATTCCATCAAGGCGACGCTCTTACGAGTGTAATATTCTTGGCCAGTTATTTATCTAAAGATGGTTTTTCATTTCAATTATTCTACTATCTTCTCGTAGGGACCATGGGCAGGAGTTGCGAATATGTAAGACTACAAATACTTGGTCGCAAGAAATGCATGTCGCGGCAAATAACATAAAAAATGGTTGTGCTTAATAATTTATTTTGCAGCAATAACTTGACAGCAACCAAAGAAAATGGAGATTTGCatgtcactttagcatacgctaatcGGGATGGAGACAGAAGCCGTGGCGATCACgagatatttgagaagttaattgaCATATTCAGTCGAATGCGTTGTCACTTCATATCACTTGTTTGCTCCCTACAAAGGTCGTTGttacgagtgccttaattaactctaccctAATTGAAAGTGCCTTAATCGCCTTTGCCTTAACACCAACGGTCGTGGTTTCCACTATTAGTTCCCTCGAGGATCTAGATGCCTATAGCCTAACCACTATCATTCGCGCTTCCCGGGAAGATTTCCGGGTATGTGAACAAGCTGATAATTTTTCCCTAATACTCCATTTGTACTtttaacaaagaaggttgaagactgggcttgttggtatagcatattagagacTCAactgcgcaacatttggacgacacacacagaagagaaatttGCGAACATTTTGCGATGCCAAAAATGATCACATCACAAAGCTGGCTTGGCATTGGTGGATGGCCGTGTTTGTAAAATCTTTTTGTTTTGTCGTAACcctgccccccctccctccgAGCATCGGCCagtatttattccattgacaagaaaataaagcgatagttgcaagtagcgctctgtggtgtgtgtttctcttctgtgtgtgtcgtccaaatgttgcgcaatcgagcctctGATACGCTTATGGTTATAATACATTTGGTACTCAATGCGGTTTGAAAGAGTACTATTCGCGCAGCCTTATTGATTGGTTGAATAACTGTTTCAATAGTGATGCCACTGTTTTGCCAACTACTAACAATGGCAATGGGGAATACTGTGTCGGGAGTGCAAGGCGCAATGCAAGGAGACGCATGTACAACTGGTTTTATAGCCAGAATTTCCTCGCTGCAGCCAGCAGAGGCTCATGGGCCATGTTAGAGTCGTCAAGGCCGCCCAGTGGTCCTATCCACTTCTCGTATGCGTTCCTGACGGAATTACTTTTTTCACAGCGCATCGTCTGCTCGACATTCCCACGTCACGTGTTCAATGTTATGTTGTACTGGTTAGATGAAGTTGAGGCAGGTGTGCAGGCCGCTGTAGGTGGCGCCATGTGCGTAGTCGTGAGTGTAACACACTGCTGCCTTGCCTCGGCTCGAAGCCTTCCGTATGTTTGCCACTTATCTACCCCCTTTTGCCTGAGGACAAAGCTAGATTGCAGACAGAAAAGAAGCACTTGCCCTCCGTTAGGTAAACCAGGAGGAAGTGCGCGGCAGTTCCAAATTCCAGAGTATCTTAACTACATTCAATATCTCTTTAATGAAGTTGTTGCGAAGCACCTAGAGATGCGGGGGCACCTTGTCACTTCAACGGCTCTACTTTTCACTGCGCAGGTTGAATGACTCGCGTTGGTATTACAACGCGGGTGAGCTGCCCACCAAAGTTCTACTCGAACCGCATCCGCATCTCGTCCATCGAATACACTATGGCCTGGAAACCGGAATGGACATGCTAGGCGCCCTGTACGAGCCACACGCCTACCCGTATTGGCGGAACGCTTTTGCCATACACCTTCTGTCGCGTTTCCGCGGGGAGTCGCCATACGATGCATTGCACGCCGCTCCGTTTAACGAAACTAACATCCGAGACGTCGACAATGCCTTTGGAGAGATGGCGCGCTCGGTTCTGTTCGGCACCTCCGCCTTCGTGCCCCCGGATGCGCCCATTCTGAGCCTCGCCGAGCTCGCGGCCAGAAAGGACCGGGGCGAGGACCTGACCAGCGTGCGCCCAGGAAATGAGCGGCCATTTTTTTACCCTATGATAAACGTGACCAAGTTTAAACGCCACCACTGACGTGTGGGCTGATGTGCTGTGTGTGTGATGTGTGTGATATGTGCTGATGCTAAATAACTTTTGCTACTTACCTTGAAGATGTGTGACGTCGATGTTCCTATCGTTACATTTGCAGTGGCTCCGAGGGAAAGTTCTGCTGGATTGTTACCTGTAATGTGTAGAGCACCTATACAAGCGAGATTAATGAAGTACAGGGACAACTTTCAACAAGTTAGGGCTTTTTCCGCGGGCTTCTGgaaaatgaaaaacgaaaaagatCCTGACAtctgaaaacgaaaataaatacACGAGACTCACCAGCTGTACCATTTAGGCCTACTTCTGGTTAGATATACTCTATGTTGAGCTCTGTCTAATTTACTTTCTGGTACTTAGGGGATCGTCATATTTTACCTATACATTTTCTGAAGTTGATCGTTTTTGGTAGTCCTGACTTTTCGAGTAGAAGTGTGAAATGATTTAAATAAAACTGAATGTGTTTCCCTAGAGAAATTCCTGACATACTACCCAAGGAGGCTAGGTTGTAGGTCGAAATTAAAGTTAAAAGTGCAGTatgataaaaaaatatttcaaatcATTAAGATAAAAAGAAATGCTGAGCAGTTTGAAAGGCTAAGCGAGATGCACGAATTGGCAACTTGTACTTTTATTGTAGCGCAGCTGCGTAACGCCTAAATGGAAGTTTTTGAATGTTACCTTTATCTTTCTAGAATAATATAGATACTGAATTTTATTTTATCAAGAGTAAACCAGGAGTCTACGTGTAGTTTGCTTTATCAAGCCTGACATAATAAGTAATTACCGTTCAAAAAAATTTcaaggcgtgtttttttttcctgatgaAGACACCTGACAAATACAGTGTACGCACTATGAGCGCTAAATATGAAGCCAACTGAGAAACGTCAAGATTGAGTGCAGAAAACATTGTTATGTCGTTCTGTGCCGTGTTACAGAAACCGCCGATTGAAGGATCACTTGAGAAGAAATCAGCGAAATACTAAACTAAAAGGTCATTTGCAGGCGCCTTAGTGCTTGACGCTTCCAATTTTCATCGTCTCTCATCGAAATTACAACCACTGATTCATGGATGCTTGTAGTGAATAGTTGAACACTTTTAAACAGTCAACCAAGGGTGAGTCGCGACGTAAACAGAATCAATTATTGAAGATAACTAAAGACTAACGAAGGAAGCACATCTTTGCTGCCATATTCGATCGTACAGCATTCGGCCACACGTCTCTGTGATTAGGAAAACCGGAGCT from the Dermacentor variabilis isolate Ectoservices chromosome 9, ASM5094787v1, whole genome shotgun sequence genome contains:
- the LOC142558504 gene encoding uncharacterized protein LOC142558504, translated to MKPRNQLPRLPKRMTCPASLWSRLLVLLLCVDLALITFLVAGGTTYGLLKFSRTGTPKQEHLPKSFYDADELSGYNYDIVPDILHLVRYNAVEVDFIDVVAFRSMYLNQRPEKIYVHCSPCGFQGNYTRFLEGINFTFIPVVFPTEVFGIPIQVSHHATDVLRLRALMRYGGYYFDKDVFVIQSLRRFLRYEATLSFADGVFMGNMVMFFHKNSRFLRLYLDTYRRLNDSRWYYNAGELPTKVLLEPHPHLVHRIHYGLETGMDMLGALYEPHAYPYWRNAFAIHLLSRFRGESPYDALHAAPFNETNIRDVDNAFGEMARSVLFGTSAFVPPDAPILSLAELAARKDRGEDLTSVRPGNERPFFYPMINVTKFKRHH